The Candidatus Eisenbacteria bacterium DNA window GCATCCTGCATCACGAGGGCAGGCGCCGTCGAGCCGCGGGCTCAGACCTGGGACGAGCAGGTGAACGAGCCGTGGCACAGGCACCGCTCCCAGACGGGACGGACCTCCGTCACGGCCGACTCGAAGACCAGGGACTTCTTCGCCCACTCGATCGCTTCGGCCTTCGACGCGCAGCGCACGAGGTTGAAGCCGCCGAGCACCTCGCGCGTTTCGGTGAACGGCCCGTCGACCGTCGCGATCGCGCCCCGCTCGAGGCTGACGCGGGTCGCGGTGGCGGACGGCCACAGGCGGACGCCCATGATGTCCTTGCCCAGGCCGACCAGCTCCTGATGAACCTTCGTCTTCTCGGCCACGATGCGGTCGAGCTCGGCGGGCGACATGCGCGCCATGGCCATCTCGTCGCAGACGTACATGATCATGAAGTTCATGGTCCCCTCCTTTGGCTCGATCATAGGACGAACGGGAAGGGCCCGAATCGACAGGGGTCCGCGTGCGAGGGCCGGGGCGGGTCTGATAAGACCCGCGCGCAATGAGCGTTCCGCAGGAGACGTCGGCGAAGTCGGCGATCGTCGTCGACACGCGCCCGCTGCGCGTGATCCTCCTCGAGCGCGCCGTGCGGCCCGGCATCTTGGTCGGGACGGCGCTCCTCTACTGGCTGATCGTGACGCGTTCGCCCCCCGAGGGCCTGACGGTCGGGGGCCTGAAGGCCGTCGCGGCGTTCGTCGTCTGCCTCATCCTGTGGGTGACGAGCGTCCTGCCGCTCATGGTGACGAGCCTGCTGGCCCTGGTCCTGCTGCCCACGAGCGGCGTCCTGCCGGCGAGCAAGGTGTACGGCCTGTTCGGCAACGAGGCCGTGTTCTTCATCCTGGGCGTGTTCATCCTCGCCGCCTGCCTCATGAAGTCGCGCCTCTCGGCGCGCCTCGCGCTCGGCATCCTGCACCGCTTCGGGCACAGCCCGCGGGCGCTCCTGATGAACATCTACCTCCTGAACGCGTTCATGTCGTTCTTCATGTCCGAGCACGCCGTCGCGGCCATGAACTTCCCGATCATCATGGAGATCGTCGGCGTCCTCCGCCTGCAGAAGGGCCGCAGCAACTACGCCAAGGCCTTGCTGCTCTCGATGGCCTGGGGGACGACGATCGGCGGCGTGGCGACGCTGCTCGGCGGCGCGCGCGCCCCGCTCGCCCTCGGCATGGCGCGCGAGGCGTCGGGCCAGACCTACAGCTTCGCGCAATG harbors:
- a CDS encoding YciI family protein, encoding MNFMIMYVCDEMAMARMSPAELDRIVAEKTKVHQELVGLGKDIMGVRLWPSATATRVSLERGAIATVDGPFTETREVLGGFNLVRCASKAEAIEWAKKSLVFESAVTEVRPVWERCLCHGSFTCSSQV